Proteins encoded by one window of Deinococcus aestuarii:
- a CDS encoding YihY/virulence factor BrkB family protein, protein MKLKLADLFALFREAALAFGQDKAPRLAAAIAYYALFSLAPLLLFAVAVAGFFLTDTTVVTNLLGPDSFVAQNLGEQAAGFLRELVSNQEGLQRGSLVATTVGFVTLFLGATGLFVQLQDALNSMWGADPPPPQGVLAVVRSRVVSFLLILGMGLVLLAFLGLNTYLSSIAQQLGDIIGAGAFFVRLGTVALGLVLLTVVFAAVYKLLPSVRLEWREVWVGGAVTAALFTVGQLLIGLYLGRAAPGSVFGAAASLVILMLWIYYSGMIFFFGAEVTWVYSQKYGTRAGGASNVGKKQAVAAQGADIDTQPSAQEQEAAAQATPENPIRDARGRVLGMPVPRLPRRSRPRPPAATRPEPTVPGLGAALWNAVTAVLAIPAVLVLRMLGLRGGKKR, encoded by the coding sequence GTGAAGCTCAAGCTCGCGGACCTGTTCGCCCTCTTCCGGGAGGCGGCGCTCGCCTTCGGGCAGGACAAGGCGCCCCGGCTGGCGGCGGCCATCGCGTACTACGCCCTGTTCAGCCTCGCGCCCCTGCTGCTGTTCGCGGTGGCGGTCGCGGGGTTTTTCCTGACCGACACGACGGTCGTGACCAACCTGCTCGGCCCGGACAGCTTCGTGGCGCAGAACCTCGGCGAGCAGGCGGCGGGCTTCCTGCGCGAACTCGTCTCCAATCAGGAAGGGCTCCAGCGCGGCTCGCTCGTCGCCACCACGGTGGGCTTCGTGACCCTTTTCCTGGGCGCGACCGGGCTGTTCGTGCAGCTTCAGGACGCGCTGAACAGCATGTGGGGCGCCGACCCGCCGCCGCCGCAGGGCGTGCTCGCCGTCGTGCGCAGCCGGGTGGTGTCCTTCCTGCTCATCCTGGGGATGGGGCTGGTGCTCCTCGCCTTTCTGGGTCTGAACACCTACCTCTCCTCGATTGCGCAGCAGCTCGGGGACATCATCGGGGCGGGGGCCTTTTTCGTGCGGCTGGGCACCGTCGCGCTGGGGCTGGTGCTGCTGACGGTGGTCTTCGCCGCCGTGTACAAGCTGCTGCCGAGCGTGCGGCTGGAGTGGCGCGAGGTGTGGGTGGGCGGGGCCGTGACGGCGGCGCTCTTCACGGTCGGGCAACTCCTGATCGGCCTCTACCTCGGGCGGGCGGCGCCGGGGAGCGTGTTCGGGGCCGCCGCGTCGCTCGTGATCCTGATGCTGTGGATCTACTACAGCGGCATGATCTTTTTCTTCGGCGCGGAGGTCACCTGGGTCTACTCGCAGAAGTACGGCACCCGGGCGGGCGGCGCCTCCAACGTCGGCAAGAAGCAGGCGGTGGCCGCGCAGGGGGCCGACATCGACACGCAGCCCAGTGCGCAGGAGCAGGAGGCCGCCGCGCAGGCCACCCCGGAAAACCCGATTCGGGACGCGCGGGGCCGCGTGCTGGGCATGCCCGTACCCCGTCTCCCCCGCAGGAGTCGCCCCCGACCACCCGCCGCCACCCGCCCGGAGCCCACTGTGCCCGGACTGGGAGCCGCCCTCTGGAATGCCGTGACCGCCGTGCTCGCCATCCCGGCCGTGCTCGTGCTGCGGATGCTGGGGTTGCGGGGGGGAAAAAAGAGGTAG
- a CDS encoding NAD-dependent malic enzyme produces MPEARRVSRYYDVRRDEDGHRFLDVNVTGFSLLHIPLLNKSTGFTRQERRALGLEGLVPPHTSTLEEQKERTYLRYLQQTTDLEKHEFLRALQDRNEVLFYAIFADHLEEMLPILYTPTVGEAVRIFSHIYRYPRGLSVSTEDIDRVDELLENVPLNDVRMIVATDSSAILGIGDQGFGGMAISIGKLSLYTAAGGVGPDKTLPVELDVGTDRQDLIDDPLYLGVHHKRLTGPEYDEFLDRFVEATAARYPKAIIQWEDFARGTAFRVLERYRRVVPSFNDDIQGTGAMALAGLLSASRLKGQMLHDQVFVVVGAGAGGIGVASAIRQGLMRDGLTYAEANARLFVVDRYGLLTHGQPLEDHQRSFAKHPEDLAGWEVAGEWPTLHETVVNARATALLGLTGVPGLFRQPTVEAMLSNTARPIVFPLSNPTSNVEAQPADVLRWTDGAAIIATGSPFPDIEYGGRTYPVGQGNNAFIFPGLGFGAVIGRAREITDGMVMEAALTLADETRAHGDRVYPPISHLREISMRVAVRVARRAIDEGVCAERRIRNLTDDELEAFVRRRSWLPKYLPLRKAADARD; encoded by the coding sequence ATGCCCGAAGCCCGCCGCGTCTCCCGCTACTACGACGTGCGGCGTGACGAAGACGGCCACCGTTTCCTCGACGTGAACGTGACCGGCTTCTCGCTCCTGCACATCCCCCTCCTCAACAAGTCCACCGGCTTCACCCGCCAGGAACGCCGCGCCCTGGGGCTAGAGGGCCTCGTCCCCCCCCACACGAGCACTCTGGAGGAGCAAAAGGAACGCACCTACCTCCGCTACCTCCAGCAGACCACCGACCTCGAAAAGCACGAGTTCCTGCGCGCCCTGCAAGACCGCAACGAGGTGCTGTTCTACGCGATCTTCGCCGATCATCTGGAGGAGATGCTGCCCATCCTCTACACCCCCACCGTGGGCGAGGCGGTGCGCATCTTCTCCCACATCTACCGCTACCCGCGCGGCCTGTCGGTGAGCACCGAGGACATCGACCGGGTGGACGAGCTGCTGGAGAACGTGCCCCTCAACGACGTGCGCATGATCGTGGCGACCGATTCGAGCGCCATCCTCGGGATCGGGGACCAGGGCTTCGGGGGCATGGCGATCTCCATCGGCAAGCTCAGCCTCTACACGGCGGCGGGTGGCGTGGGGCCCGACAAGACGCTGCCCGTCGAGCTGGACGTGGGCACCGACCGCCAGGACCTGATCGACGACCCCCTCTACCTCGGCGTGCATCACAAGCGGCTCACGGGCCCCGAGTACGACGAGTTCCTCGACCGCTTCGTGGAGGCGACCGCCGCACGTTACCCGAAAGCGATCATCCAGTGGGAGGACTTCGCGCGCGGCACGGCCTTCCGGGTGCTGGAGCGCTACCGCCGGGTCGTGCCGAGCTTCAACGACGACATCCAGGGCACGGGCGCGATGGCCCTCGCCGGACTCCTCAGCGCCAGCCGCCTCAAGGGCCAGATGCTGCACGATCAGGTTTTCGTCGTCGTGGGCGCGGGGGCGGGCGGCATCGGGGTGGCGAGTGCCATCCGGCAGGGCCTGATGCGCGACGGGCTGACCTACGCCGAGGCGAACGCGCGCCTCTTCGTGGTGGACCGCTACGGGCTGCTGACCCACGGCCAGCCCCTCGAAGACCACCAGCGCTCCTTCGCCAAGCACCCGGAAGACCTCGCGGGCTGGGAGGTGGCGGGCGAGTGGCCCACCCTGCACGAGACGGTGGTGAACGCCCGCGCGACCGCCCTCCTCGGCCTGACGGGGGTGCCCGGCCTCTTCCGGCAGCCCACCGTGGAGGCGATGCTCTCCAATACGGCCCGCCCCATCGTCTTCCCCCTCTCCAACCCGACGAGCAACGTCGAGGCCCAGCCCGCCGACGTGCTGCGCTGGACGGACGGCGCGGCGATCATCGCCACCGGGAGCCCTTTTCCCGACATCGAGTACGGCGGCAGGACGTACCCGGTGGGACAGGGCAACAACGCCTTCATCTTCCCGGGGCTGGGCTTCGGCGCCGTGATCGGCCGCGCCCGCGAGATCACCGACGGCATGGTGATGGAGGCGGCCCTGACCCTGGCGGACGAGACGAGGGCCCACGGCGACCGGGTGTACCCGCCCATCAGTCACCTGCGGGAGATCAGCATGAGGGTGGCCGTTCGGGTCGCCCGCCGCGCCATTGACGAGGGGGTGTGCGCCGAACGCCGCATCCGCAACCTCACCGACGACGAACTGGAGGCCTTCGTGCGCCGCCGCTCGTGGCTGCCGAAGTACCTGCCGCTCAGGAAGGCGGCGGACGCGCGGGATTGA
- a CDS encoding ABC transporter substrate-binding protein gives MKHTRTLIPLLLALGAGSALADKVVSIGYSGPLSGGAAFYGKDVQSGIEMAINELNRAGGVTVKGEKVTFRLVSLDDRYLPNETATNVRRLTSQGINVVFVPHAGGILTVQPLTGRDPNFLLVAYSSEPKILAANNPMTFMLPPRYDNYLQPFVSTQMKAFGKKLGMVGTTSAYGKQWAEAVTEEWKKQGGTVGANNGVDYATTVDYSSAVTKALAEKPDVLFIGGPSQPTALVVKAAREQGFKGGFIVMDQAKFEQMDTVVPRAYLDGSVGVLPTKEFPGTQVFVNQYQRAYKKIPTSEAGLNYMGMNVIAKAMELAGTTDDPQAIRAQLNAAAKALPLGKTVYKLTGVTPGGHVDAEFIIASVKDGKYNRLRVNKVYK, from the coding sequence ATGAAGCACACCCGCACCCTTATCCCCCTCCTGCTCGCGCTGGGCGCGGGCTCGGCCCTGGCCGATAAAGTCGTGAGCATCGGCTACAGCGGCCCCCTCTCGGGCGGGGCGGCCTTCTACGGCAAGGACGTGCAGAGCGGCATCGAGATGGCGATCAATGAGCTCAACCGCGCGGGCGGCGTGACCGTGAAGGGCGAGAAGGTGACCTTCCGGCTCGTCTCGCTCGACGACCGCTACCTCCCCAACGAGACGGCGACGAACGTGCGGCGCCTGACCTCGCAGGGGATCAACGTGGTGTTCGTGCCCCACGCGGGCGGCATCCTGACGGTGCAGCCGCTGACCGGGCGCGACCCCAACTTCCTCCTGGTCGCGTACTCCAGCGAGCCGAAGATCCTGGCGGCGAACAACCCCATGACCTTCATGCTGCCGCCCCGCTACGACAACTACCTCCAGCCCTTCGTGAGCACCCAGATGAAGGCCTTCGGCAAGAAGCTCGGCATGGTGGGCACCACGAGCGCCTACGGCAAGCAGTGGGCCGAGGCGGTCACCGAGGAGTGGAAGAAGCAGGGCGGCACGGTGGGGGCCAACAACGGCGTGGACTACGCCACCACGGTGGACTACTCCAGCGCGGTGACCAAGGCGCTGGCGGAAAAGCCCGACGTGCTGTTTATCGGCGGACCCTCGCAGCCGACCGCACTCGTGGTGAAGGCGGCGCGCGAGCAGGGCTTCAAGGGCGGCTTCATCGTGATGGACCAGGCGAAGTTCGAGCAGATGGACACGGTGGTGCCGCGCGCGTACCTCGACGGCTCGGTCGGCGTGCTGCCCACCAAGGAGTTCCCGGGCACCCAGGTCTTCGTGAACCAGTACCAGCGCGCCTATAAAAAGATCCCCACCAGCGAGGCGGGCCTGAACTACATGGGCATGAACGTGATCGCCAAGGCGATGGAACTCGCGGGCACCACCGACGACCCGCAGGCGATCCGCGCCCAGCTCAACGCCGCCGCCAAGGCCCTGCCGCTGGGCAAGACCGTCTACAAGCTGACGGGCGTGACTCCCGGCGGGCACGTGGACGCCGAATTCATCATCGCCAGCGTGAAGGACGGCAAGTACAACCGCCTGCGCGTGAACAAGGTCTACAAGTAA
- a CDS encoding branched-chain amino acid ABC transporter permease, which produces MTLFLQQLFNALALGGVYALVALGLTLVYGVMRVPNFAHGGLYMLGAYFTYAILTGLGLGYVPALLLAAVAVALLAAGLERLVFYPLRNAPHVHAMIAAIGVLFFLEAAVQLIWGPDFKQIAEPVPGILNLGGVVITWQRLLVILASVLVMLGLNFFLKRTLTGATIEAMSQNREGARLVGINVNRVGMMTFAISGALAAAAAALIAPIIAVAPSMGEVMNLKVFAIIILGGMGSVPGAIVGAFLLAFAEVFGGFYINLDFADVIGFAALVIVLALRPEGLFRRGT; this is translated from the coding sequence TTGACCCTCTTTTTGCAACAACTGTTCAACGCCCTCGCGCTGGGCGGCGTGTACGCCCTCGTCGCGCTGGGGCTCACCCTCGTCTACGGCGTGATGCGGGTGCCCAACTTCGCGCACGGCGGCCTGTACATGCTCGGCGCGTACTTCACCTACGCGATCCTCACCGGCCTCGGTCTGGGCTACGTCCCCGCGCTGCTCCTCGCGGCGGTGGCGGTCGCCCTGCTCGCGGCGGGGCTGGAGCGGCTGGTGTTCTATCCGCTGCGCAACGCCCCGCACGTCCACGCCATGATCGCCGCCATCGGGGTGCTGTTCTTTCTGGAGGCCGCCGTGCAACTGATCTGGGGCCCGGACTTCAAGCAGATCGCCGAGCCGGTGCCGGGCATCCTGAATCTGGGCGGCGTGGTGATCACCTGGCAGCGTCTCCTCGTGATCCTGGCCTCGGTGCTCGTGATGCTGGGGCTGAATTTCTTCCTCAAGCGCACCCTGACGGGGGCGACCATCGAGGCGATGAGCCAGAACCGCGAGGGTGCGCGGCTCGTCGGCATCAACGTGAACCGGGTGGGGATGATGACGTTCGCCATCTCGGGCGCGCTCGCCGCCGCCGCCGCCGCATTGATCGCGCCCATCATCGCGGTCGCCCCCAGCATGGGTGAGGTGATGAACCTCAAGGTCTTTGCCATCATCATCCTGGGCGGGATGGGCAGCGTTCCCGGCGCGATTGTCGGCGCCTTCCTGCTCGCCTTCGCGGAGGTGTTCGGGGGCTTTTACATCAACCTCGACTTCGCGGACGTGATCGGCTTCGCGGCGCTCGTCATCGTGCTCGCCCTTCGGCCCGAGGGGCTGTTCCGGAGGGGGACGTGA
- a CDS encoding branched-chain amino acid ABC transporter permease: protein MSRGRFNPGIWGWVAVFALAALLPLFRPGTYVLDVAINTMIWAMLAYGLNVMLGYTGQLPLAHAGFFGIGAYTVGILTLKQGWNFWLAWPVAVILSALGGLLLGLVAFRTKGDAFAIFTLGVGVIIALIINKWDDLTGGNDGLNGVPPASSLFGIDFSKSANFYYVALAALALTVLVVARARGSVFGRSLVAIRGGEDLARSAGIDVFTHKLRALMLSTAIAGFAGGVYAAYVGFLGSGVTGPTTTFTILLYLLVGGVGTLAGPLLGTALIYVALQFMKGLQDYQYIVFGPLLVLLVLFAPQGLAGLWDRAQARRVQARTERAVDHA, encoded by the coding sequence GTGAGCCGGGGCCGTTTCAACCCCGGCATCTGGGGGTGGGTCGCCGTCTTCGCGCTCGCGGCGCTGTTGCCCCTCTTCCGGCCCGGCACCTACGTCCTCGACGTGGCGATCAACACGATGATCTGGGCGATGCTCGCCTACGGCCTGAACGTGATGCTGGGCTACACCGGGCAACTGCCGCTGGCGCACGCGGGCTTCTTCGGCATCGGGGCCTACACGGTGGGCATCCTGACCCTGAAGCAGGGGTGGAACTTCTGGCTGGCGTGGCCCGTCGCGGTGATCCTCTCCGCGCTCGGCGGGCTGCTGCTCGGCCTCGTCGCCTTCCGCACCAAGGGGGACGCCTTCGCCATCTTCACGCTCGGCGTCGGCGTCATCATCGCCCTGATCATCAACAAGTGGGACGACCTGACGGGCGGCAACGACGGCCTGAACGGGGTGCCGCCCGCCTCCTCCCTCTTCGGGATCGACTTCTCGAAGTCGGCGAACTTCTACTACGTGGCGCTCGCGGCGCTGGCGCTGACGGTGCTCGTCGTGGCGCGGGCCAGGGGCAGCGTCTTCGGGCGCTCGCTCGTCGCCATCCGGGGTGGCGAAGACCTCGCCCGCAGCGCGGGGATCGACGTGTTCACCCACAAACTGCGGGCGCTGATGCTCTCCACCGCCATCGCGGGCTTCGCGGGCGGCGTGTACGCGGCCTACGTCGGCTTCCTGGGCTCGGGCGTGACGGGGCCGACGACCACCTTCACGATCCTGCTGTACCTGCTCGTGGGCGGGGTGGGGACGCTCGCGGGACCGCTCCTCGGCACGGCGCTGATCTACGTCGCGCTGCAATTCATGAAGGGGCTCCAGGACTACCAGTACATCGTGTTCGGGCCGCTCCTCGTCCTGCTCGTGCTGTTCGCGCCGCAGGGGCTGGCCGGGCTGTGGGATCGGGCGCAGGCACGGCGAGTGCAGGCCCGCACCGAGAGGGCGGTGGACCATGCTTGA
- a CDS encoding ABC transporter ATP-binding protein: MLEVQDLGIRFGGLHAVRDVTATIPAGHITAIIGPNGAGKSTFFNLISGFYQPTSGRIRFQGEDITRLRTHEVVSRGIARTFQTTTIYKELSVLDNAMIGHRVRTRAGLLDALLRTGRERRDEEESRAGALRALERVGLAKQAGRPAGALTQEGQKRVGIAMALSSDPKLLLLDEPAAGMNPEETVNLMALIRELVAGGLTVALVEHKMSLVMGLADGIVVLHHGQKIAQGTPGEVSRDPAVIEAYLGGHAHGGQMGQTITATTTGAPRA, translated from the coding sequence ATGCTTGAGGTGCAGGACCTCGGCATCCGTTTCGGCGGCCTCCACGCCGTGCGGGACGTGACGGCGACCATCCCGGCCGGGCACATCACCGCGATCATCGGGCCGAACGGGGCGGGGAAGAGCACCTTCTTCAACCTGATCTCGGGCTTCTATCAGCCGACCTCGGGCCGCATCCGCTTTCAGGGGGAGGACATCACCCGCCTGAGGACGCATGAGGTTGTCTCGCGCGGGATCGCCCGCACCTTCCAGACGACGACGATCTACAAGGAACTCAGCGTCCTCGACAACGCCATGATCGGCCACCGCGTCCGCACCCGCGCCGGGCTCCTCGACGCCCTGCTGCGAACGGGCCGCGAGCGCCGCGACGAGGAAGAGAGCCGCGCCGGGGCGCTGCGGGCGCTGGAACGGGTGGGCCTCGCCAAGCAGGCCGGGAGACCTGCCGGTGCGCTGACCCAGGAAGGCCAGAAGCGCGTCGGTATTGCAATGGCGTTGTCGAGTGACCCCAAGCTCCTCCTTCTCGACGAGCCCGCCGCCGGGATGAACCCCGAGGAGACGGTCAACCTGATGGCGCTGATCCGCGAACTCGTCGCGGGCGGCCTGACCGTCGCCCTTGTCGAGCACAAGATGAGCCTGGTCATGGGCCTCGCGGACGGGATCGTGGTCCTCCACCACGGTCAGAAGATCGCGCAGGGCACGCCGGGCGAGGTCAGCCGCGACCCCGCCGTCATCGAGGCGTACCTGGGCGGGCACGCGCACGGCGGCCAGATGGGACAGACGATCACGGCGACCACCACGGGGGCCCCCCGTGCTTGA
- a CDS encoding ABC transporter ATP-binding protein, translated as MLEVRDLSVKYGHFTALHGVNLTVNPGEIVVLLGANGAGKSTLFRTLSGLQRPSGGTATWNGTPLTGGKAEFNVAHGVAQCPEGRLLFPDLSVEKNLRLGAFVHRRDGAGTARELERVYTLFPALVEKRAAPAGSLSGGQQQMVAIARSLMARPQLLLLDEPSLGLAPLVVEQVFEAIRRVNQAGVSVLLAEQNAFAALGIAHRGYVLEGGRVSLQGSQTELLGDDRVRSAYLGV; from the coding sequence GTGCTTGAGGTCCGCGACCTGAGCGTGAAATACGGCCACTTCACCGCCCTGCACGGGGTCAACCTGACCGTCAACCCCGGCGAGATCGTCGTGCTCTTAGGCGCGAACGGGGCGGGGAAGAGCACCCTCTTCCGGACGCTGAGCGGCCTGCAACGGCCGTCGGGCGGCACGGCGACCTGGAACGGCACGCCGCTCACGGGCGGCAAGGCGGAGTTCAACGTCGCGCACGGAGTGGCCCAGTGCCCCGAAGGGCGCCTGCTCTTCCCCGACCTCAGCGTCGAGAAGAACCTGCGGCTGGGGGCCTTCGTCCACCGCCGGGACGGAGCGGGGACCGCGCGGGAGCTGGAGCGGGTCTATACGCTCTTTCCCGCCCTGGTCGAGAAACGCGCCGCCCCAGCCGGGAGCCTCTCGGGGGGGCAGCAGCAGATGGTCGCCATCGCCCGCTCGCTGATGGCCCGACCCCAACTCCTCCTGCTCGACGAGCCCTCCCTCGGCCTCGCGCCGCTCGTGGTGGAGCAGGTCTTCGAGGCGATCCGGCGGGTGAATCAGGCGGGTGTGAGCGTCCTCCTCGCCGAGCAGAATGCCTTCGCGGCGCTGGGCATCGCGCACCGGGGGTACGTGCTGGAGGGCGGGCGCGTGTCGCTCCAGGGCTCTCAAACCGAGCTCCTGGGCGACGACCGGGTGCGGAGCGCGTACCTGGGCGTCTAG
- the sugE gene encoding quaternary ammonium compound efflux SMR transporter SugE — translation MAWILLVIAGLLEVGWAVGLKYTEGFTRPLPTVLTVTSMVASIGLLGLAAKTLPIGTAYGVWVGIGAVGAAILGIVLFKEPATLSRLGFLALMIVAIVGLKATSGH, via the coding sequence ATGGCCTGGATTCTGCTCGTCATTGCTGGACTCTTGGAAGTCGGCTGGGCCGTCGGTCTCAAGTACACGGAGGGCTTCACCCGCCCCCTGCCCACGGTGCTGACCGTCACCAGCATGGTCGCCAGCATCGGCCTGCTCGGCCTCGCCGCCAAGACCCTGCCTATCGGCACGGCCTACGGCGTCTGGGTCGGCATCGGCGCGGTGGGCGCCGCCATTCTCGGCATCGTCCTCTTCAAGGAGCCCGCCACCCTCTCCCGCCTCGGCTTCCTCGCCCTGATGATCGTCGCCATCGTGGGCCTGAAGGCGACGAGCGGGCACTGA
- the lon gene encoding endopeptidase La encodes MIWELPVVALRNIVILPGITMNVDVGRPKSKRAVDEAQASDRRVLLLTQRDARTDDPTRAELYEMGVLAVVKQVVRMPDNTYQVLVEAQERAQVTGEVPAAYLRVRAETIPAAEALGELEAREVQVIAGEVKSAFEEYQRQNKNLRLDNYQLEGLKNLNDPGALADSVAHHATWTPEEKQEVLSATSPRARLEAVLKFLTRDSERFNMDKKIAGRVKEQMDANQREYYLREQMKAIGKELGGGEDGPAEVDALREKIEAAGMPESVKDKALKELARLERTPGGSPESTVVRNYIDWLTDVPWSKRDEEILDVNRTREILDADHYALGDVKDRILEFLAVRQLTHKDGETEEQRQERTAEERIDDGELRAPILVLVGPPGVGKTSLGKSIARSLNRKFVRMALGGVRDEAEIRGHRRTYIGSMPGRIIQAMKTAGVTNPIILLDEIDKMSSDWRGDPSSAMLEVLDPEQNHTFQDHYLEVPYDLSQVMFITTANTLQTIPRPLLDRMEVIQIPGYTQPEKVEIAKRYRVPRQIKSHGLTGKLEITDAALNRIVEEYTAESGVRNLDRQISKLTRKAARELLEQPWEGLRVLDAADVPAYLGVPLHRPDRMEKEPQVGVAQGLAWTSVGGTMLMVEALATPGSGKIVMTGSLGDVMKESVSAAVAYLRAHAHEYGADPDFHKTLDLHVHFPDGATPKDGPSAGITIATAVISAVTGRPVRLDVAMTGEISLRGRVLPIGGVKEKLLAAHQGGIREVIIPKDNEPNLQDVPESIRGELRIHTAERVGEVLDLVLLPAPAAERPVTIPPSQSRDATQPGA; translated from the coding sequence ATGATCTGGGAACTTCCCGTAGTTGCGCTCAGAAACATCGTGATCCTGCCCGGCATTACCATGAACGTGGATGTGGGGCGCCCCAAGAGCAAGCGCGCCGTGGACGAGGCGCAGGCTTCGGATCGCCGCGTCCTGCTGCTGACCCAGCGTGACGCCCGCACCGACGACCCCACCCGCGCCGAGCTGTACGAGATGGGCGTGCTGGCCGTCGTCAAGCAGGTCGTGCGGATGCCCGACAACACCTATCAGGTGCTCGTGGAGGCGCAGGAGCGCGCGCAGGTGACCGGCGAGGTGCCCGCCGCCTACCTCCGGGTGCGGGCCGAGACGATCCCCGCCGCCGAAGCCCTGGGCGAGCTGGAGGCGCGCGAGGTGCAGGTGATCGCGGGCGAGGTCAAGTCGGCCTTCGAGGAGTACCAGCGCCAGAACAAGAACCTGCGGCTGGACAACTACCAGCTCGAGGGGCTGAAGAACCTGAACGATCCCGGCGCCCTGGCCGATTCGGTGGCGCACCACGCCACCTGGACGCCCGAGGAGAAGCAGGAGGTCCTCTCGGCGACCTCGCCGCGCGCCCGGCTGGAGGCGGTGCTGAAGTTCCTGACGCGCGACTCCGAGCGCTTCAACATGGACAAGAAGATCGCGGGGCGCGTCAAGGAGCAGATGGACGCCAACCAGCGCGAGTACTACCTGCGCGAGCAGATGAAGGCCATCGGCAAGGAACTCGGCGGCGGTGAGGACGGCCCGGCCGAGGTCGACGCCCTGCGCGAGAAGATCGAGGCCGCCGGGATGCCCGAGTCGGTCAAGGACAAGGCCCTCAAGGAGCTCGCCCGCCTGGAGCGCACCCCCGGCGGCAGCCCCGAGAGTACGGTCGTCCGCAACTACATCGACTGGCTGACCGACGTGCCGTGGAGCAAGCGCGACGAGGAGATCCTCGACGTGAACCGCACCCGCGAGATTCTGGACGCCGACCACTACGCCCTGGGCGACGTGAAGGACCGCATCCTGGAGTTCCTCGCCGTGCGGCAACTGACGCACAAGGACGGCGAGACCGAGGAGCAGCGCCAGGAGCGCACCGCCGAGGAGCGCATCGACGACGGCGAGCTGCGCGCGCCCATCCTGGTGCTGGTCGGCCCTCCCGGGGTCGGCAAGACCTCGCTGGGCAAGAGCATCGCCCGCAGCCTCAACCGCAAGTTCGTCCGCATGGCGCTGGGCGGCGTGCGCGACGAGGCCGAGATTCGCGGTCACCGCCGCACCTACATCGGCTCGATGCCCGGCCGCATCATCCAGGCGATGAAGACGGCGGGCGTGACCAACCCGATCATCCTGCTCGACGAGATCGACAAGATGAGCAGCGACTGGCGCGGCGATCCCTCCAGCGCGATGCTCGAAGTCCTCGACCCCGAGCAGAACCACACCTTCCAGGACCACTACCTCGAGGTGCCCTACGACCTCTCGCAGGTCATGTTCATCACGACGGCGAACACGCTCCAAACCATTCCCCGGCCCCTCCTCGACCGCATGGAAGTGATCCAGATTCCCGGCTACACCCAGCCCGAGAAGGTGGAGATCGCCAAGCGGTACCGGGTGCCCCGCCAGATCAAGAGCCACGGCCTGACGGGCAAGCTGGAGATCACCGACGCGGCCTTGAACCGGATCGTGGAGGAGTACACCGCCGAGAGCGGCGTGCGCAACCTCGACCGCCAGATCAGCAAGCTGACCCGCAAGGCGGCGCGCGAGCTGCTGGAGCAGCCCTGGGAGGGCCTGCGCGTCCTGGACGCCGCCGATGTCCCCGCCTACCTGGGCGTGCCGCTGCACCGCCCGGACCGGATGGAGAAAGAACCCCAGGTCGGCGTGGCGCAGGGCCTGGCGTGGACGAGCGTGGGCGGCACGATGCTGATGGTCGAGGCCCTCGCCACCCCCGGCAGCGGCAAGATCGTGATGACGGGCTCGCTGGGAGACGTGATGAAGGAGAGCGTCTCGGCGGCGGTCGCCTATCTGCGGGCACACGCCCACGAGTACGGGGCCGATCCTGACTTCCACAAGACGCTCGATCTACACGTCCACTTCCCCGACGGCGCGACGCCCAAGGACGGCCCCAGCGCGGGCATCACGATTGCCACCGCCGTCATCAGCGCGGTCACGGGCCGCCCAGTGCGGCTGGACGTGGCGATGACGGGCGAGATCAGCCTGCGCGGGCGGGTCCTGCCCATCGGCGGTGTCAAGGAGAAGCTGCTCGCGGCGCACCAGGGCGGCATCCGGGAGGTCATCATCCCGAAGGACAACGAGCCCAACCTCCAGGACGTGCCCGAGAGCATTCGCGGTGAGCTGCGGATTCACACCGCCGAGCGCGTGGGTGAGGTGCTCGACCTCGTGCTCCTGCCCGCCCCCGCCGCCGAGCGGCCCGTCACGATCCCGCCCAGCCAGAGCCGGGACGCGACGCAGCCGGGAGCGTAA